The stretch of DNA CGCGGCGTCGTCGACGTCGCCGGTGGCGAGCAGCTGCCCGACGACGGCGGCGGCGGCGCGCTCGGCCGGGTCGTCCGGCTCGACCGGTCCTCCTGTGCGGACCGCCTCCAGCAGCGCTGCCGGCAGTCCGGCCAATGCGGCGAGCGGTGCGTGGGCGTACCACTCGAAGTCCGAACGGTGGTGCGCGGCGACCTGCAGCGTCGCGAGCTCGCGAACCCGCTCGGGCAGCACGCTGCCGTATCGCAGCGCAGCGCCCAGCGCCTGCAGCGCCGCGCCCGATCTCGGGGCGCGCAGCATCGCGTCGAACGGGCCGTGCAGGCTGCCGTCCGAGCTCAGCCCCACCCGGCCCGGCGGGTCGGCGAGCGCGTCGTACACCGCGCGCTGCTCGGCGTCGAGCTCGTCGGGGCGCAGGGGGCGCAGCCGTCGCTCGCCCACCCTCACCCGCCGTTCAGCAGGCTGGCGGTGATCGTCATGGCCAGCACGGCGATCACGGTGCCCAGCCCGCCGTAGGCGAGCACGTCGATCGGACGGCTGCGGATCGCGAGCAGCCCGACCCGGTCCGTCGGCAGCAGCACCCGCAGCACAGCGGCCACGATCAGGGCACCGCCGAGCAGCACCGCCCCCTCGCGCCAGTGCTGGGTGAGCGTCCTGACCATGCCCGCACCCGCGATCAGCAGCACGAACGTCATCGGCGCGTGCACCGGCAGGCGGGAGCGGAGGCCGGTCACGACGGTTCGCCGACCGCCCGCTCGGCTGCTTCCACCACGTTGGTCAGCAGCATCGCCCGCGTCATCGGACCGACCCCACCGGGCATCGGCGCGAGCAGCCCGGCCACCTCGGCC from Pseudonocardia cypriaca encodes:
- a CDS encoding DUF3017 domain-containing protein — its product is MTGLRSRLPVHAPMTFVLLIAGAGMVRTLTQHWREGAVLLGGALIVAAVLRVLLPTDRVGLLAIRSRPIDVLAYGGLGTVIAVLAMTITASLLNGG
- a CDS encoding carboxymuconolactone decarboxylase family protein, with translation MGERRLRPLRPDELDAEQRAVYDALADPPGRVGLSSDGSLHGPFDAMLRAPRSGAALQALGAALRYGSVLPERVRELATLQVAAHHRSDFEWYAHAPLAALAGLPAALLEAVRTGGPVEPDDPAERAAAAVVGQLLATGDVDDAAWASVVGQLGEAGAVELTTLVGYYGLLAMQMRVLRVPLPPDAPAVGWDR